A portion of the Candidatus Cloacimonadota bacterium genome contains these proteins:
- a CDS encoding RluA family pseudouridine synthase yields MLNQNKNINIQKEITITTHCNEKIRIDKYLASLGRKDLYSRSFIDKLLINNLITINGKIARKSEILNGNEEIIVKIPLPEEKNIVPEDIDLDIAYEDNDIAIINKPAGMVVHPAPGHYKGTLVNALIYHFKKLSNLNTSFRQGIVHRLDKDTSGLMIIAKNDYVHSLLKKLFENHKIQKVYLALMMGTLLEQEGTIKTFYGRNPKNKQKMSVRPEGKVAITHYKVLKSFPGFDLTKVYLETGRTHQIRVHFSYIHHPIMGDKIYSSKKQMLNLVPFSVKNKINEVITSILTRQALHAYRLEFIHPITKTKISVKKDMPEDMQKVMELFNDK; encoded by the coding sequence ATGTTAAACCAAAACAAGAACATTAATATACAAAAAGAGATTACCATCACCACGCATTGCAATGAAAAAATCCGAATTGATAAATATTTAGCAAGTCTTGGAAGAAAAGACCTTTATTCCCGCAGCTTCATAGACAAATTACTAATAAACAATCTAATTACAATCAATGGCAAGATTGCCAGAAAGAGTGAAATTCTAAATGGCAATGAAGAAATAATAGTTAAAATTCCGCTCCCGGAAGAAAAGAATATAGTTCCAGAAGATATTGATTTAGATATCGCTTACGAAGATAATGATATTGCAATCATAAATAAACCTGCTGGAATGGTTGTTCATCCCGCTCCCGGGCATTATAAAGGGACACTCGTCAATGCACTAATCTATCATTTTAAAAAGCTCTCAAATTTAAATACGTCATTCAGACAAGGAATTGTACACAGACTGGATAAAGACACTTCTGGTCTAATGATTATTGCTAAAAATGACTATGTTCATTCATTACTAAAAAAGTTGTTTGAAAATCATAAAATTCAAAAAGTATATCTTGCATTAATGATGGGGACCTTACTCGAACAAGAAGGAACAATTAAAACTTTCTATGGAAGAAATCCAAAAAATAAACAGAAAATGTCAGTCAGACCTGAAGGCAAAGTAGCCATAACGCACTATAAAGTTTTAAAATCTTTTCCGGGTTTTGACTTAACAAAAGTATATTTAGAAACAGGACGAACTCATCAGATACGAGTGCATTTCTCATATATTCACCATCCTATAATGGGTGATAAAATATATTCTTCTAAAAAGCAGATGTTGAATTTAGTACCCTTTTCAGTAAAAAATAAGATAAATGAAGTTATTACTTCAATTTTAACACGACAGGCTTTGCATGCATACAGATTAGAATTTATCCATCCCATTACAAAAACTAAAATTTCTGTTAAAAAAGATATGCCTGAAGATATGCAAAAGGTGATGGAATTATTTAATGATAAATAA
- the coaD gene encoding pantetheine-phosphate adenylyltransferase — protein MKNIAIYPGTFDPITNGHIDIIERVCKIFGKVIIAIAKETNKKCLFSSEERVHLAEIATKDIANVEVEAFDGLAVDYVKRKGSIVMIRGLRAVSDFEYELQLALANRSLCEDVETVFLTPQSKYLYLSSSMVKQIISLGGKIKDYVPDAIFEEVKKKMKIS, from the coding sequence ATGAAAAACATAGCAATTTACCCAGGCACATTTGACCCTATCACCAATGGTCATATAGACATAATTGAAAGAGTTTGTAAAATATTCGGCAAAGTTATAATAGCAATTGCTAAAGAAACAAACAAGAAATGTCTCTTTTCTTCTGAAGAACGAGTCCATCTTGCAGAAATTGCAACTAAGGATATAGCTAATGTAGAAGTTGAAGCATTTGACGGACTGGCTGTAGATTATGTAAAAAGAAAGGGAAGTATTGTAATGATTAGAGGATTACGGGCTGTATCAGATTTTGAATATGAATTGCAGTTAGCACTTGCTAATCGCTCACTATGTGAAGATGTTGAAACTGTTTTTCTCACTCCACAAAGTAAATATCTTTATCTTAGTTCAAGCATGGTAAAGCAAATTATTAGTTTAGGCGGAAAAATAAAAGATTATGTTCCTGATGCTATTTTTGAAGAAGTTAAAAAGAAAATGAAAATAAGTTAA
- a CDS encoding DUF2723 domain-containing protein, translating to MEKTDYKILVIIFIISLIFYGLTLAPTVLWGDDAQYQRLANSWSVKMIPRGHILYSYLVKIVNIIPYFKLAAKVNFFSALWASLTLVLLFLIIFFITHDKFSSLLGIVIFGLSHTFWLHAVRAEVHTLQLFLIASSLYLLLKWYKSNGKGLLFFSFLIIGISLCNHILSVGLIPAMLFLVLKKSPNLKLSIITATLGLMPGILILLFIRTDSISVFKILGDIFFEHNFPILKNLLLFILFLIYQFIISIYFGIQGIKSLYEQNKLIFYFLSFTFLGNLLEVIILPIHDQYVMFLPAFFVFAIFVGMGISWLFKKYRMNIFKKISFTVLISLILIITYWGTPIFLKHFKINIINIRSLPNRDNFTFFLFPPKNSYYGAYDFAQITLGNLPMRSVILADFTIAQPLLYLQEVENFRRDIEIRDIEPKGGKQTQYLLEKNKTHSVFIADNNKYYSIEEFKEYFEIIPFGDIYQLNKIF from the coding sequence ATGGAAAAAACTGATTACAAAATTTTAGTGATAATTTTTATAATTAGTTTAATTTTCTATGGTCTAACTTTAGCTCCAACTGTTCTTTGGGGAGATGATGCCCAATACCAAAGACTTGCTAATAGTTGGAGTGTTAAAATGATTCCAAGAGGACACATATTATATTCATATCTTGTTAAAATTGTAAATATTATTCCTTATTTCAAACTTGCAGCAAAGGTTAATTTTTTCTCAGCTTTATGGGCATCTTTAACTCTGGTGTTATTATTTTTAATAATTTTTTTTATAACACACGACAAGTTCTCAAGTTTATTGGGCATAGTTATATTTGGTTTATCCCATACATTCTGGTTACATGCAGTAAGAGCAGAAGTACACACTTTGCAGTTGTTTCTTATTGCATCATCTTTGTATTTATTATTGAAATGGTATAAATCAAACGGTAAAGGGTTATTATTTTTTTCCTTTTTAATAATAGGAATTAGTCTATGCAATCATATTTTAAGTGTTGGTTTAATCCCAGCAATGCTATTTTTGGTTCTAAAAAAGTCTCCGAATTTAAAATTATCTATAATTACAGCAACACTTGGTCTTATGCCAGGTATCTTAATATTATTATTTATTAGAACTGATTCTATTTCAGTATTTAAGATTTTAGGTGATATTTTTTTTGAGCATAATTTCCCAATATTGAAGAACTTGCTTCTATTTATTCTTTTTCTTATTTACCAATTTATAATTTCAATTTATTTCGGAATTCAAGGTATAAAGTCTTTATATGAACAGAACAAACTAATTTTTTACTTTCTTTCATTTACGTTTTTAGGCAATCTTTTAGAAGTAATTATTCTCCCCATTCATGATCAATATGTGATGTTCCTCCCTGCCTTTTTTGTTTTTGCAATTTTTGTAGGTATGGGTATTTCTTGGTTATTCAAAAAATATAGAATGAACATATTTAAAAAAATAAGTTTCACAGTGTTAATCTCTTTAATACTAATAATTACCTATTGGGGAACACCAATTTTTTTGAAACATTTTAAAATTAATATAATAAATATTCGTTCGCTTCCCAACAGAGACAATTTCACTTTTTTTCTATTTCCACCTAAAAATAGCTATTATGGGGCTTATGATTTTGCCCAAATAACATTAGGTAATTTGCCAATGAGATCTGTTATTTTAGCTGATTTTACTATTGCACAACCGTTATTATATCTTCAAGAGGTTGAAAATTTTAGAAGAGATATTGAGATAAGGGATATTGAGCCTAAAGGGGGCAAACAAACTCAATATTTGCTTGAGAAGAATAAAACACATTCTGTTTTTATAGCTGATAATAATAAGTATTACAGTATCGAGGAATTTAAGGAATATTTCGAAATCATTCCCTTTGGAGATATTTATCAATTAAATAAAATATTTTAA
- the ade gene encoding adenine deaminase, with translation MNIAINNINIIDVINETIFHASVGINNCEIIKISNSPISARLIINGKGKFLSPGFIDAHFHIESSNLTPFHFGEAVLRQGTSTIIADCHEICNVAGMEGFEYFREESKKARIDVFLTAPSCVPASSLGTSGAKIGIKEIRKMFEYKEVIALGEVMNFPAVINDEPEILAKIKIAKEKGKIVNGHAPHLSGDNLKKYINAGITDDHESTSYDEMIEKLSLGMNIFIREGSAEKCPDKCYQLLNEYKDNIMFCSDDKLASDIIKNGHINFNVRKTVSLGINPIRAIRAASFNTAQYYKLDNIGTVEKGKKANLQILNNLIDFIPEIVIFNGNIVYQNGKTIPVETELSIPNNILKTLKAEKISTIPKIPYKYYNHIIEVKDGLIITKELNIHTENEIALDKDILKLVVVERYNKKGNISTCQVHGFNLKKGAIASSIAHDCHNIIAVGTNDEDIKSAVNIIIENQGGLSSSCKGKASIMKLPVAGLMSLNDYHKVAIELDRINVEAQSLGSDLKSPFGSLSFLALEVIPDIKLTDKGLVDVNRFTIL, from the coding sequence ATGAATATTGCTATAAACAATATTAATATAATTGATGTCATAAACGAAACTATTTTCCACGCTTCAGTTGGAATCAATAATTGTGAAATAATTAAAATATCTAACTCCCCTATCTCTGCAAGGTTAATCATAAATGGCAAAGGCAAATTTCTTAGCCCCGGTTTTATAGATGCTCACTTTCATATTGAAAGCAGTAATCTAACCCCATTCCATTTTGGTGAAGCTGTGCTCAGACAAGGCACTTCTACTATCATAGCTGATTGTCACGAAATCTGTAATGTTGCTGGAATGGAAGGATTTGAATATTTCCGAGAGGAAAGTAAAAAAGCAAGAATTGATGTATTTCTTACAGCACCTTCTTGCGTGCCTGCAAGTTCTCTTGGAACATCTGGGGCAAAAATTGGTATAAAAGAAATCAGAAAAATGTTTGAATATAAAGAAGTTATCGCACTTGGTGAAGTAATGAATTTCCCCGCAGTAATAAATGATGAACCTGAAATATTAGCAAAAATAAAAATTGCAAAAGAAAAAGGCAAAATCGTAAACGGTCATGCTCCTCATCTTTCTGGAGATAACTTAAAAAAATACATAAATGCAGGAATTACAGATGACCACGAATCAACCAGTTATGATGAGATGATAGAAAAACTTTCTCTTGGAATGAATATTTTCATCAGAGAAGGCTCTGCTGAAAAATGTCCTGACAAATGCTATCAACTTCTAAATGAATACAAAGATAATATTATGTTCTGTAGTGATGATAAATTGGCTTCTGATATTATTAAAAATGGTCATATAAATTTTAATGTTAGAAAAACTGTAAGTTTGGGTATAAATCCTATAAGAGCAATAAGAGCTGCATCTTTTAATACTGCACAATATTACAAATTAGATAATATTGGAACCGTTGAGAAAGGTAAAAAGGCAAACCTGCAAATATTGAATAATCTTATTGATTTCATACCTGAAATTGTAATTTTCAATGGAAACATTGTATATCAAAATGGAAAAACTATTCCGGTTGAAACCGAATTGTCAATTCCTAATAATATTCTCAAAACTTTAAAAGCTGAAAAAATTAGCACTATCCCCAAAATCCCTTATAAATATTATAATCATATTATTGAGGTGAAAGATGGGCTTATTATTACAAAAGAGTTAAATATTCATACTGAAAATGAGATCGCATTAGATAAAGATATTCTAAAATTGGTGGTAGTTGAACGATATAACAAAAAAGGAAATATCTCAACCTGTCAGGTTCATGGATTTAACTTGAAAAAAGGTGCTATTGCTTCCAGTATAGCTCACGATTGTCATAACATTATAGCAGTTGGGACAAATGATGAAGATATAAAATCAGCGGTAAATATAATAATAGAAAATCAAGGGGGATTAAGTTCTTCTTGTAAAGGCAAAGCATCAATAATGAAGTTGCCCGTGGCTGGTTTAATGAGCCTTAATGATTATCATAAGGTGGCTATTGAATTAGATAGAATAAATGTAGAAGCTCAGAGTTTGGGTTCTGACCTTAAATCACCTTTTGGCAGTCTATCCTTTCTGGCTCTTGAAGTAATACCAGATATTAAGCTTACTGACAAAGGATTGGTGGATGTGAATAGATTTACTATTCTGTAA
- a CDS encoding pitrilysin family protein: protein MSYQKTTLENGITILSEKIDYVRSIAVGIWIKTGSRDENPDNRGVAHFLEHMLFKGTEKRNKYEIAHYLESLGGTVNAFTSKEFTCYYARILSEHLKQSIDLLSDIIQNSIFPDIEIEKEKNVVIDEINEIEDDPGELIFERFYENLFPHHPLGYPIIGYRDDIKKINKNICIDFISKNYHPKKIIITASGFLEHEELVKYTNQYFPLDKSRPLKNEKRIFSPASEIKQRENIYYDAANNQTHICTGIRTFPYTNENRFTLLVLNSILSIGMSSRLFQNIREKYGIAYDIHSFTDFFHDTGCFGVYAATNPENSKKCLKLIQSELQLLIEKPVTKSELKTIKAQLKSSLVMGLESTTARMNRLARQYIYTNNVEPIDKIIKKIESIEPVHIQLLTKELFQPDGFVTTILQAKGG, encoded by the coding sequence ATGTCATATCAAAAAACAACTTTAGAAAATGGAATAACAATCCTATCTGAAAAGATAGATTATGTTCGTTCAATAGCAGTAGGGATATGGATTAAAACAGGTTCTCGGGATGAAAATCCAGATAATCGTGGAGTTGCTCACTTTCTTGAGCATATGCTTTTCAAGGGAACTGAAAAACGCAATAAGTATGAAATTGCACATTATCTTGAATCTTTAGGCGGAACTGTTAATGCATTCACCAGCAAAGAATTTACCTGTTATTATGCACGCATATTAAGTGAGCATCTAAAGCAAAGTATTGATTTGCTTTCTGATATAATTCAAAATTCTATCTTTCCAGACATAGAGATTGAAAAGGAAAAAAATGTGGTTATTGATGAGATCAATGAGATTGAAGATGACCCTGGTGAACTCATCTTTGAAAGATTTTATGAAAATTTATTCCCTCACCATCCACTTGGATATCCAATTATAGGATATAGAGATGATATAAAAAAAATCAATAAAAATATCTGTATAGATTTTATCTCCAAAAATTATCATCCAAAAAAAATTATAATTACTGCTTCAGGTTTTCTTGAACACGAAGAATTAGTTAAATATACAAATCAATATTTTCCTTTGGACAAATCAAGACCATTAAAGAATGAAAAAAGGATATTCTCACCTGCAAGCGAAATAAAACAAAGAGAGAATATTTACTATGATGCGGCGAATAATCAAACTCATATTTGCACAGGCATAAGAACATTTCCATATACTAACGAAAACCGTTTTACATTACTTGTTTTGAATTCTATCCTATCTATTGGAATGAGTTCACGACTATTTCAAAATATTCGTGAAAAGTATGGGATTGCTTATGATATTCATTCTTTTACTGACTTTTTCCACGATACTGGATGTTTTGGGGTTTATGCTGCAACAAATCCGGAAAACAGTAAAAAATGTCTGAAATTAATACAATCAGAACTGCAGCTGCTTATTGAAAAGCCTGTAACAAAATCTGAATTAAAAACTATCAAGGCACAATTAAAATCCAGTTTGGTTATGGGTCTTGAAAGCACAACCGCAAGAATGAATCGTTTAGCAAGGCAGTATATTTATACCAATAATGTTGAACCTATTGATAAAATTATAAAAAAGATAGAAAGCATTGAACCAGTTCATATTCAGCTGTTGACTAAAGAATTGTTTCAACCAGACGGATTTGTGACTACTATTTTGCAGGCGAAAGGTGGTTAA
- a CDS encoding TrkA family potassium uptake protein → MSQFAVIGLGRFGITVAETLTKKGAEVIAIDNDEKKVEEVRSFVTNAICLDSTDEQALKAANINNVDAVVLAIGGNKEVSILTAAILRKIGVGKIIAKVDSVLHARILKIMGVQRTIFPEQYVGREIANLLVSQHIFTYMEVSKDHSLVEISTPPFFIGKSLKELDITNNYNVSIIAIKSSKPTVAENGDNIVKEETNFIPSADDVLNERDTILVIGKKLDIDKLIKMSEKQIKKK, encoded by the coding sequence ATGTCTCAATTTGCTGTAATCGGTTTAGGTAGATTTGGAATAACTGTTGCAGAAACCCTGACGAAAAAAGGAGCTGAAGTAATAGCCATCGATAATGATGAAAAAAAAGTAGAGGAAGTTAGAAGTTTTGTTACTAATGCAATCTGTCTGGACTCTACTGATGAACAAGCATTGAAAGCTGCAAATATAAATAATGTTGACGCTGTAGTTCTTGCAATTGGTGGAAATAAAGAAGTAAGCATTCTCACTGCAGCAATCTTACGAAAAATTGGAGTCGGAAAAATTATCGCTAAAGTTGATAGCGTGCTCCATGCGAGAATTCTAAAAATTATGGGGGTACAAAGAACAATCTTTCCAGAACAATATGTTGGAAGAGAAATTGCTAATCTGTTGGTATCGCAACATATATTCACTTATATGGAAGTCTCCAAAGACCACAGCTTAGTAGAGATTTCAACACCCCCATTTTTCATCGGTAAATCATTAAAAGAATTAGACATCACAAATAATTATAATGTAAGTATTATTGCTATAAAAAGTTCCAAACCAACAGTTGCTGAAAACGGAGATAATATCGTTAAAGAAGAAACTAATTTTATTCCCTCTGCTGATGATGTCTTAAATGAACGAGATACTATTTTAGTGATAGGGAAAAAATTAGATATTGATAAATTGATTAAAATGTCTGAAAAACAAATCAAAAAAAAGTAA
- a CDS encoding M24 family metallopeptidase: QKKIINSVKPGITIKELQTKTIELVTETLFRLKLITKKSKVSPSPSGRVPAATDSSEEYKKYYMHGVSHHLGLDTHDLSNREEKLQVGNIITVEPGIYIKEEKIGVRIEDDVLVTKNGCEVLSSMIPKEIEEIERIMAKRE; the protein is encoded by the coding sequence CAGAAGAAAATAATTAATTCAGTAAAACCTGGCATTACTATTAAGGAATTGCAGACTAAAACTATTGAATTAGTCACGGAAACACTTTTCAGATTAAAATTAATCACGAAAAAATCCAAAGTATCTCCCTCTCCGTCTGGGCGCGTCCCAGCCGCGACTGATAGTAGCGAAGAATACAAAAAGTATTATATGCACGGAGTTAGTCATCATCTCGGATTAGATACACATGATTTAAGTAATAGAGAAGAAAAACTGCAGGTTGGGAATATTATTACTGTTGAGCCAGGAATTTACATCAAAGAGGAAAAGATTGGTGTAAGAATAGAAGATGATGTCCTGGTAACTAAGAATGGATGTGAAGTCCTTTCATCAATGATTCCAAAGGAAATTGAAGAGATAGAAAGAATTATGGCAAAAAGGGAATAA
- a CDS encoding aminopeptidase P N-terminal domain-containing protein, which translates to MNKQFFISNRKKLFRMMDDNSLAIFYAARTGPGTLPTEFVQNRNFYYLSGLNVPNAKLIMHKKGKKNMELLFIERNIPELEVWLGKKMSKEDAKKISGIETVYYTDEFERHLHSYALSSNMCYYDYETSLINTNLSYSLAQLNLIKEHYPTIRIEKVTPFLSKLRMRKNKEEIENIKKAISYTNDGIRSTLEHAKPGMMEYELEAYFRFECIRRGEKKLAFSPIVASGKNATILHYEKNNSKIEKNDLVLLDVGAKYNEYNADISRTFPASGKFNKRQKEVYNEVLQIQKKIINSVKPGITIKELQTKTIELVTETLFRLKLITKKSKVS; encoded by the coding sequence ATGAATAAGCAGTTTTTCATTTCTAATCGGAAAAAACTTTTTAGAATGATGGATGACAATTCACTTGCAATTTTTTATGCTGCCAGAACAGGACCCGGCACATTACCCACTGAATTTGTACAAAACAGGAATTTTTATTATCTTTCAGGTCTTAATGTGCCTAATGCTAAACTTATTATGCATAAAAAAGGCAAGAAAAATATGGAATTGCTTTTTATAGAAAGAAACATCCCTGAACTTGAAGTCTGGCTTGGAAAAAAAATGTCTAAAGAAGATGCAAAGAAAATTTCTGGCATAGAAACCGTTTATTATACAGACGAATTTGAAAGGCATCTTCATTCTTATGCACTCTCATCAAATATGTGCTATTATGACTATGAAACCTCCTTAATAAATACTAATCTTTCTTATAGTTTAGCACAACTAAATCTCATAAAAGAGCATTACCCTACAATTAGAATTGAAAAAGTAACTCCATTTTTATCAAAACTACGCATGCGAAAAAACAAGGAGGAAATAGAAAATATAAAGAAAGCAATCTCATATACGAACGATGGAATAAGAAGTACATTAGAGCATGCCAAACCTGGAATGATGGAATATGAATTAGAAGCATATTTCAGATTTGAATGTATCAGACGAGGAGAAAAGAAACTTGCATTCTCCCCAATTGTTGCAAGTGGTAAGAATGCGACAATTCTGCATTATGAAAAAAACAATTCAAAGATTGAAAAAAATGACCTGGTGCTTTTAGATGTTGGTGCGAAATATAATGAATATAATGCAGATATTTCAAGAACTTTCCCCGCCTCAGGAAAATTTAATAAAAGACAGAAAGAAGTATACAACGAGGTGCTTCAAATTCAGAAGAAAATAATTAATTCAGTAAAACCTGGCATTACTATTAAGGAATTGCAGACTAAAACTATTGAATTAGTCACGGAAACACTTTTCAGATTAAAATTAATCACGAAAAAATCCAAAGTATCTC
- the recG gene encoding ATP-dependent DNA helicase RecG: RLCMLHPDFEFVGSKSEENFWSKRNYLPLYHLTEGLTNKIFRKIILNVFKSEFKISETIPENILIVQELLPINQALRKIQMPEVEDDITSSRNRFIFEELFYLQLMLARRKVRWHKSEGISMQIKKIYTTQLKNMLPFKLTSAQKRVLNEIVKDMKSPFQMNRLLQGDVGSGKTIIALFAMLLAIENGYQAAIMAPTEILATQHYFAILEFLKKIDVKIGLLLGGNYKGKKKLKEHISKGEIDIVIGTHSLIQKDVVFRKLGIVIIDEQHRFGVIQRHSLTQKGQVPDKIVMSATPIPRSLALTVYGDLDISIIDELPPNRKEIYTSWITQDKKPQVYNFISKEISKGRQVYVVCPLVEESEKSYFRDATNTYKKLKSSVFRNHRVALLHGRMSNQEKDEIMHDFKNGKIDVLVSTTVIEVGIDVPNATIMMIEHAEHFGLSQLHQLRGRVGRGAFKSYCILAAYEPISEEALLRLNTMKETNDGFKISEIDLEIRGPGEFFGTEQSGMPRFRIANIVRDRKILEQAHKIAFQIISEDYDLNLEKYKFLKEKYKKDFLRRERLFSF, from the coding sequence AGACTTTGTATGCTTCATCCAGATTTTGAATTTGTTGGTTCCAAATCAGAAGAAAATTTCTGGTCAAAAAGAAATTACCTTCCTCTATATCATCTTACTGAAGGATTAACTAATAAGATTTTCAGAAAGATTATCTTAAATGTCTTCAAAAGTGAGTTTAAGATATCAGAAACGATTCCTGAGAATATTCTTATAGTTCAAGAGCTATTACCAATTAATCAGGCGTTAAGGAAAATTCAAATGCCAGAAGTAGAAGATGATATTACTTCATCTAGAAATAGATTTATATTTGAAGAATTGTTTTATCTTCAGTTGATGCTCGCGAGAAGAAAAGTCCGCTGGCATAAGTCTGAAGGTATTTCAATGCAAATCAAAAAGATTTATACTACTCAATTAAAGAATATGCTGCCTTTCAAGCTTACCTCTGCTCAGAAAAGAGTTTTGAATGAGATTGTGAAAGACATGAAATCACCATTTCAGATGAATCGTCTTTTGCAAGGAGATGTTGGGTCAGGCAAGACAATTATTGCCCTTTTTGCGATGTTATTGGCAATTGAGAACGGATATCAGGCAGCTATTATGGCACCAACGGAAATACTTGCTACTCAACATTATTTTGCCATTTTGGAGTTTTTAAAGAAGATTGATGTAAAAATTGGTTTACTTCTTGGCGGGAATTATAAAGGAAAGAAAAAATTAAAGGAGCATATATCAAAAGGGGAGATTGATATTGTAATTGGCACGCATTCTTTGATACAAAAGGATGTAGTTTTTAGAAAACTCGGAATCGTTATCATTGATGAACAACATAGATTTGGAGTTATTCAAAGACACTCATTGACTCAAAAGGGACAAGTGCCCGATAAAATAGTTATGAGTGCCACTCCTATTCCTCGATCCTTAGCATTAACAGTTTATGGAGATTTAGATATTAGTATAATAGATGAACTACCGCCAAATCGTAAGGAGATTTACACAAGTTGGATTACTCAGGATAAAAAACCCCAGGTTTACAATTTTATTAGTAAAGAAATATCAAAAGGAAGACAGGTGTATGTAGTTTGTCCTTTAGTAGAAGAGTCAGAAAAATCTTATTTTCGTGATGCCACCAATACTTATAAGAAATTGAAGAGTAGTGTATTTCGTAATCATAGAGTAGCTCTATTGCATGGGAGAATGTCCAATCAAGAGAAAGATGAAATAATGCATGATTTTAAAAATGGAAAAATTGATGTGTTAGTTTCAACAACTGTAATAGAGGTTGGAATTGATGTTCCAAATGCGACAATTATGATGATTGAACATGCTGAACACTTTGGTCTTTCACAATTACATCAATTAAGAGGAAGGGTCGGTAGGGGTGCTTTTAAATCTTATTGTATTTTAGCGGCTTATGAACCAATTAGTGAAGAAGCTCTATTACGTTTGAATACTATGAAAGAAACTAATGATGGCTTTAAGATTTCTGAAATAGACCTTGAGATTCGTGGACCCGGAGAATTCTTTGGAACTGAACAGTCAGGTATGCCAAGATTTAGAATTGCTAATATTGTGCGAGACAGAAAAATATTAGAACAAGCTCACAAGATTGCTTTTCAGATAATTTCTGAAGATTATGATTTGAATTTAGAGAAATATAAATTTCTAAAAGAAAAATATAAGAAGGATTTTTTGAGAAGAGAAAGATTGTTTAGTTTTTGA